One Phycisphaera mikurensis NBRC 102666 DNA window includes the following coding sequences:
- a CDS encoding helix-turn-helix domain-containing protein, with protein sequence MLETHVPPPRRMADYLWFRVPGRVEGLPFPHFLGRGRDPTGRYRTDRVKQSRMPDKLVLSVALSQGGRGRVAGKESTLPVGGALFHEVNDDDDWFGAGEAGSPLPFDYLGFIFGGARAREMVEDLRAAFPGPYRVDPQSATIRRLIALTRERTHQVTMPGSEGVLLVTEVLALVLAAAESGIKAPQTRQLARDAETLMAERPERDWNVAELADRCGVSREHLSRAFTQRYGVAPRRYLSELRIQKACARLRGTDLPIKNIMLDLGFTSHATFTRAFRRYTHTTPSEYRENRPV encoded by the coding sequence ATGCTCGAAACCCACGTTCCACCGCCCCGCCGCATGGCGGATTACCTCTGGTTTCGCGTCCCTGGACGCGTGGAGGGGCTTCCCTTCCCCCACTTCCTGGGCCGGGGACGCGACCCCACCGGGCGCTACCGGACGGACCGGGTGAAGCAGTCGCGGATGCCCGACAAGCTCGTGCTCAGCGTCGCCCTCTCCCAGGGCGGCCGCGGGCGCGTCGCCGGGAAGGAGTCGACGCTGCCGGTGGGCGGCGCTCTCTTCCACGAGGTCAACGACGACGACGACTGGTTCGGGGCCGGCGAGGCCGGGAGCCCGCTGCCGTTCGACTACCTCGGCTTCATCTTCGGCGGCGCCCGGGCCCGCGAGATGGTCGAAGACCTCCGGGCGGCATTCCCGGGCCCGTACCGCGTGGACCCGCAGAGCGCCACGATCCGCCGGCTGATCGCGCTGACCCGCGAGCGCACGCACCAGGTGACGATGCCCGGCTCCGAGGGCGTGCTGCTCGTGACCGAGGTGCTGGCGTTGGTGCTGGCGGCCGCGGAGAGCGGCATCAAGGCGCCGCAGACCCGGCAGCTCGCCCGCGACGCCGAGACGCTGATGGCCGAGCGGCCGGAGCGGGACTGGAACGTCGCCGAGCTGGCGGACCGCTGCGGCGTCTCGCGGGAGCACCTGTCTCGCGCCTTCACCCAGCGCTACGGCGTCGCGCCGCGTCGCTACCTCTCGGAGCTGAGGATCCAGAAGGCCTGCGCCCGCTTGCGCGGGACCGACCTCCCGATCAAGAACATCATGCTCGACCTGGGCTTCACCTCGCACGCGACGTTCACGCGGGCGTTCCGGCGGTACACGCACACGACGCCGAGCGAGTATCGAGAGAATCGCCCGGTGTAG
- a CDS encoding type II secretion system protein: MTRTHPNRRGFTLIELLVVISIIALLIGILLPALGAARASARDMKCLANQRQLALAGNAYFADYNGESFSHWPMDVFFRGDYIDVEENNQIQVCPSTENPTDRTGALGAGAPAGPVGAPYWYGSTGVAYLSGPRTSISRFPSKGSYFYNGWISTDPYARVTVAGAGPDRTERLKRNFRKADSIQTPSTTPFSADGVWTLTAPSVEFSGGHPSSFAPEAPENTAGGSRAYGYHEMVMRRHGSGSNQFSFVDGSAGLFPWADMYAFTWYRDYDPQNNLPPANLPNQ, translated from the coding sequence ATGACCCGCACGCACCCGAACCGCCGGGGTTTCACGCTCATCGAACTCCTCGTGGTGATCTCCATCATCGCGCTGCTGATCGGCATCCTGCTGCCGGCGCTGGGGGCGGCGCGGGCGAGCGCCCGCGACATGAAGTGCCTCGCGAACCAGCGGCAGCTGGCGCTCGCCGGCAATGCGTACTTCGCGGACTACAACGGCGAGTCCTTCTCGCACTGGCCGATGGACGTCTTCTTCCGCGGCGACTACATCGACGTCGAGGAGAACAACCAGATCCAGGTCTGCCCCTCGACCGAGAACCCCACCGACCGCACCGGCGCCCTGGGCGCCGGAGCGCCCGCCGGCCCGGTGGGCGCCCCGTACTGGTACGGATCGACGGGCGTGGCCTACCTCTCGGGCCCCCGGACGTCGATCAGCCGCTTCCCCTCCAAGGGCAGCTACTTCTACAACGGCTGGATCTCCACCGATCCCTACGCCCGCGTGACGGTGGCCGGTGCCGGCCCGGACCGAACAGAGCGTCTGAAGCGGAACTTCCGCAAGGCGGACTCGATCCAGACCCCCTCGACCACGCCCTTCTCCGCGGACGGCGTCTGGACGCTGACCGCGCCCAGCGTCGAGTTCAGCGGCGGCCATCCTTCCAGCTTCGCGCCCGAAGCCCCGGAGAACACCGCCGGCGGTTCCCGTGCCTACGGCTACCACGAGATGGTGATGCGTCGCCACGGCTCGGGCTCCAACCAGTTCTCCTTCGTGGATGGCAGCGCCGGCCTGTTCCCCTGGGCGGACATGTACGCCTTCACCTGGTACCGCGACTACGACCCGCAGAACAACCTCCCGCCGGCGAACCTGCCGAACCAGTGA
- a CDS encoding PEP-CTERM sorting domain-containing protein (PEP-CTERM proteins occur, often in large numbers, in the proteomes of bacteria that also encode an exosortase, a predicted intramembrane cysteine proteinase. The presence of a PEP-CTERM domain at a protein's C-terminus predicts cleavage within the sorting domain, followed by covalent anchoring to some some component of the (usually Gram-negative) cell surface. Many PEP-CTERM proteins exhibit an unusual sequence composition that includes large numbers of potential glycosylation sites. Expression of one such protein has been shown restore the ability of a bacterium to form floc, a type of biofilm.), translating into MRSLPSLALLATGAFVSAFAAQSVRAQTVLYSDSFDSRLTGSGVANGNPAGDGNGSSDWGTADNALGGSAVVAWSAGRNGGPTGGAQFTTNAGATVTPGPAPLVGTMFNGAVNTDTSVTADAALGLNIAFDFSRDGSAPIDGVDAPGNGFLSVGTGYDETVNAFSPFETTGNSDFAVLFQQAANGNTGNAEIFSDGTSLGTFDYGDPLATHSVELDFVPVVAGAYGAADAIAYAVIVDGNALASGTITGGAEFGDLAFATNLFSAANIDNLVVSGTPIPEPATAALLALGGAALLGRRRRG; encoded by the coding sequence ATGCGATCCCTTCCCTCCCTCGCCCTTCTCGCCACCGGTGCCTTCGTCTCCGCCTTCGCCGCCCAGTCCGTCCGGGCCCAGACGGTCCTCTACTCCGATTCCTTCGACAGCCGCCTCACCGGCAGCGGCGTCGCCAACGGCAACCCCGCCGGCGACGGCAACGGGTCGTCGGACTGGGGCACCGCGGACAACGCCCTGGGTGGCTCCGCCGTGGTCGCCTGGTCCGCCGGGCGGAACGGCGGCCCGACCGGAGGCGCCCAGTTCACCACCAACGCGGGCGCGACGGTCACCCCCGGCCCGGCCCCGCTCGTCGGCACCATGTTCAACGGGGCGGTGAACACCGACACCAGCGTGACCGCGGACGCCGCCCTCGGGTTGAACATCGCGTTCGACTTCAGCCGCGACGGCTCGGCTCCGATCGACGGCGTGGACGCACCCGGCAACGGCTTCCTCTCGGTCGGCACCGGGTACGACGAGACCGTCAACGCGTTCAGCCCCTTCGAGACCACCGGCAACTCCGACTTCGCGGTGCTGTTTCAGCAGGCCGCCAACGGCAACACCGGCAACGCCGAGATCTTCTCGGACGGAACGTCTCTGGGCACCTTCGACTACGGCGACCCGCTGGCCACGCACAGCGTCGAGCTCGACTTCGTGCCGGTCGTCGCCGGTGCCTACGGAGCTGCGGACGCCATCGCGTACGCGGTGATCGTCGACGGCAACGCGCTCGCTTCCGGCACGATCACCGGCGGCGCCGAGTTCGGCGACCTCGCCTTCGCGACGAACCTGTTCAGCGCCGCGAACATCGACAACCTGGTGGTGAGCGGCACGCCGATCCCCGAGCCCGCCACCGCGGCCCTCCTGGCCCTGGGCGGGGCGGCTCTCCTCGGCCGCCGACGCCGCGGCTGA
- a CDS encoding glycoside hydrolase family 2 protein — MPDPFRSLAATLVAGLLALQLPPALAQSTPEPEPDAAPTEGAGNYIEGDPKAALEKDRPQPTGVVSVGAAEGGSASGVLSILPPIRLTPRKLSFPHGEDRRVDLNGTWDFVPAVPEGFDGTFRSIDDWQTLEVPGHPALGGHEVLDPKSDRRFGYHRRFEVPASFEGGRTVLRFEGVDGFTKIWINGEKVGENDIATLPTELDVTDFVKPGEANELVLTIEGSLVTFWSMRKIGGITREVYLQHLPDVNLARLHVDTDLTPGSSEGGNGGVLAAMRAHVRVANQGDALASPVTIAFTLRDADGEEVALQHLEGPLPLLDVLPGQTLEATLPLHATGVLPWTAETPNLYTLEAELQVDGEPTMSARQRFGFREVEVAGPHLLVNGSPVKLWATNYHITYPGLSESVPKELIKNDIRLFKEANFNAARSRPTPPIQYVDLCDEMGFYTTIEGMISLMIYAKGPLNDHGADPAISVPYRRHIATMIESYYSNPSVITWGLANESPYYDYFKVAALGAAAADPTRPLFFGSDARKGVDIPLMDMNDDHYPRKAYGEGQPSYGIADVDELNTIENGAWDYPADRPNLFTEWLHVHVNNVKEIAYDPGIDDFWGYPAEVHAKHFDDKPHFAGGFQFKGAPYRGIGASPNWRGVFDEDRRVNDVFWAVKKSHSPVRIFEPASGRVEGDEAVWPVRNRFAFTNLQDVAFAWASPGGSGEASPSVAPMSDGELALPAAAARAGPIEVEVLAADGAVLDAYELTLADAAEEEGVAGEASAWRLEEKGRARVLTRGDVVATIGAESGLLESVTVGGEPVVIGPVTLSVIPSQLRNFKWQGRFTLVNQAWGWEAGRVEVDTADDGTVTVSTSGSYTRFDVNFTQAFAPDGTVRVEADATYTGGDNPGEKRGVNIFNHGIRVPVHQDLDTLFWEREGLWSVYPGDHIGRLEGETRATGDPRWADAREAYDPEAAKPNPRPWPWSQDLSAGVTRDFRSTKFNLVEGGLAAANGRRIVVIGNRAEAFEDRRHLHAAPLNDDLDGNIFTEEKHGPQKPGYDLSVLSFHNGGTEPHLTKSLRFGEHIARNGWELEADAAFRFDAGG, encoded by the coding sequence ATGCCGGACCCGTTCCGCTCCCTCGCCGCGACGCTCGTGGCGGGCCTGCTCGCCCTCCAGCTCCCTCCGGCGCTCGCCCAGTCCACGCCCGAGCCCGAGCCCGACGCCGCGCCCACCGAGGGCGCCGGCAACTACATCGAGGGCGATCCCAAGGCGGCCCTGGAGAAGGACCGCCCCCAACCCACAGGCGTCGTCAGCGTCGGCGCCGCCGAGGGCGGCTCCGCCAGCGGCGTGCTCTCGATTCTCCCGCCGATCCGGCTCACGCCGCGGAAACTGTCCTTTCCCCACGGCGAGGACCGCCGCGTCGACCTCAACGGCACCTGGGACTTCGTCCCCGCCGTGCCCGAGGGCTTCGACGGGACCTTCCGCTCCATCGACGACTGGCAAACCCTGGAGGTTCCCGGCCACCCCGCGCTCGGGGGTCACGAGGTGCTCGATCCCAAGAGCGACCGCCGCTTCGGCTACCACCGCCGCTTCGAGGTGCCCGCCTCCTTCGAGGGCGGCCGGACGGTCCTCCGCTTCGAGGGCGTCGACGGCTTCACGAAGATCTGGATCAACGGCGAGAAGGTCGGGGAGAACGACATCGCCACGCTGCCCACCGAGCTGGACGTCACCGACTTCGTGAAGCCCGGCGAGGCCAACGAGCTGGTGCTGACCATCGAGGGCAGCCTGGTCACCTTCTGGTCCATGCGCAAGATCGGCGGCATCACCCGCGAGGTCTACCTGCAGCACCTCCCCGACGTGAACCTCGCCCGGCTGCACGTCGACACCGACCTCACCCCGGGTTCTTCGGAGGGCGGGAACGGGGGCGTGCTCGCCGCGATGCGGGCGCACGTCCGCGTGGCGAACCAGGGCGACGCGCTCGCCTCGCCGGTGACGATCGCCTTCACCCTCCGCGACGCCGACGGCGAGGAGGTCGCCCTGCAACACCTCGAGGGCCCGCTCCCGCTGCTGGACGTCCTGCCCGGGCAGACCCTCGAAGCGACGCTCCCGCTGCACGCGACCGGCGTGCTCCCCTGGACCGCCGAGACGCCGAATCTCTACACGCTCGAGGCCGAGCTGCAGGTGGACGGCGAGCCAACGATGTCCGCCCGCCAGCGCTTCGGCTTCCGCGAGGTGGAGGTCGCGGGCCCGCACCTGCTCGTCAACGGGAGCCCGGTGAAGCTCTGGGCGACCAACTACCACATCACCTACCCGGGACTCTCCGAGTCCGTTCCGAAGGAGCTGATCAAAAACGACATCCGCCTCTTCAAGGAGGCCAACTTCAACGCGGCCCGGTCGCGGCCCACGCCGCCGATCCAGTACGTCGACCTGTGCGACGAGATGGGCTTCTACACCACGATCGAGGGCATGATCAGCCTGATGATCTACGCGAAGGGCCCGCTGAACGACCACGGGGCCGACCCGGCGATCTCGGTTCCGTACCGCCGGCACATCGCCACGATGATCGAGAGCTACTACTCCAACCCCTCGGTCATCACCTGGGGCCTCGCCAACGAGTCGCCCTACTACGACTACTTCAAGGTGGCGGCGCTGGGCGCCGCGGCGGCGGACCCCACCCGCCCGCTGTTCTTCGGCTCCGACGCGCGCAAGGGCGTCGACATCCCGCTGATGGACATGAACGACGACCACTACCCGCGCAAGGCCTACGGCGAGGGCCAGCCCAGCTACGGCATCGCCGACGTGGACGAGCTGAACACGATCGAGAACGGCGCCTGGGACTACCCCGCCGACCGGCCCAACCTGTTCACCGAGTGGCTGCACGTGCACGTGAACAACGTGAAGGAGATCGCCTACGACCCGGGCATCGACGACTTCTGGGGCTACCCCGCCGAGGTCCACGCCAAGCACTTCGACGACAAGCCCCACTTCGCCGGCGGCTTCCAGTTCAAGGGCGCTCCCTACCGTGGCATCGGCGCGAGCCCGAACTGGCGGGGCGTCTTCGACGAGGACCGCCGGGTCAACGACGTCTTCTGGGCGGTCAAGAAGAGCCACTCCCCGGTGCGGATCTTCGAGCCGGCCTCCGGTCGGGTGGAGGGGGACGAGGCGGTGTGGCCGGTGCGGAACCGCTTCGCCTTCACGAACCTGCAGGACGTCGCGTTCGCGTGGGCTTCGCCCGGCGGCAGCGGCGAGGCCTCGCCCTCGGTGGCACCGATGAGCGACGGCGAGCTGGCGCTGCCGGCGGCGGCGGCCCGCGCCGGGCCGATCGAGGTGGAGGTCCTCGCCGCGGACGGCGCCGTCCTGGACGCGTACGAGCTGACGCTCGCGGATGCCGCCGAGGAGGAGGGCGTCGCGGGGGAGGCATCCGCTTGGAGACTCGAAGAAAAGGGCCGCGCCCGCGTCCTCACCCGCGGCGACGTGGTCGCGACGATCGGGGCGGAGTCAGGCCTGCTCGAGTCCGTGACCGTCGGCGGCGAGCCGGTCGTCATCGGCCCGGTCACGCTCAGCGTGATCCCCTCGCAGCTGCGGAACTTCAAGTGGCAGGGCAGGTTCACCCTGGTGAATCAGGCCTGGGGCTGGGAGGCCGGCCGCGTGGAGGTGGACACCGCCGACGACGGCACCGTCACCGTCTCCACCTCCGGGTCCTACACCCGCTTCGACGTCAACTTCACGCAGGCCTTCGCGCCCGATGGCACCGTCCGCGTCGAGGCCGACGCCACGTACACCGGCGGCGACAACCCCGGCGAGAAGCGGGGTGTCAACATCTTCAACCACGGCATCCGCGTTCCCGTCCACCAGGACCTCGACACGCTGTTCTGGGAACGCGAGGGCCTCTGGAGCGTGTACCCCGGCGACCACATCGGCCGGCTGGAGGGCGAGACCCGCGCCACCGGCGACCCGCGGTGGGCGGACGCCCGGGAGGCTTACGACCCCGAGGCCGCCAAGCCCAACCCGCGGCCGTGGCCGTGGAGCCAGGACCTCAGCGCCGGGGTGACGCGGGACTTCCGCAGCACGAAGTTCAACCTCGTGGAGGGCGGACTCGCAGCCGCGAACGGCCGGCGGATCGTCGTGATCGGGAACCGGGCGGAAGCCTTCGAGGATCGCCGCCACCTGCACGCCGCGCCGCTCAACGACGACCTCGACGGCAACATCTTCACGGAAGAGAAGCACGGGCCCCAGAAGCCGGGTTACGACCTCTCCGTGCTCAGCTTCCACAACGGCGGCACCGAGCCGCACCTCACCAAGAGCCTCCGCTTCGGCGAGCACATCGCCAGGAACGGCTGGGAGCTGGAAGCCGACGCGGCCTTCCGCTTCGACGCCGGCGGCTGA
- a CDS encoding family 43 glycosylhydrolase has translation MPTIQNHSARRDVHGEVIDCHDGCLRFFGGSYFLYGTAYGDSDGFTPANRYVVYASPNLKDWIPRGDLLAAPLPGVSYRPYVVRRPCDGRYVLWFNWYPELWEGRFGVAVSDTPEGPFEVVDEAVEVSQPEPGDHNVAVGADGTGWLIYTSIPDRGQGDHGMSVERLSGDLCSSTGENSGFLDFQVEAPSLFEHAGSWWALFGNTCCFCPEGAGARLYRAQHPLGPWAFVRDINRDDDGGVIVAGQQTDVAPLPGGVLLFMADRWGSRGDGVKGHDLQHWEPLALDDRGVPRRLQNLPEASW, from the coding sequence ATGCCGACGATCCAGAACCACTCCGCCCGCCGCGACGTCCACGGCGAGGTCATCGACTGCCACGACGGCTGCCTCCGCTTCTTCGGCGGGAGCTACTTCCTCTACGGCACCGCCTACGGCGACAGCGACGGCTTCACGCCGGCGAACCGGTACGTCGTGTACGCCTCGCCGAACCTGAAGGACTGGATCCCACGCGGGGACCTGCTCGCCGCCCCGCTGCCGGGCGTCTCCTACCGGCCGTACGTGGTGCGGCGGCCGTGCGACGGCAGGTACGTGCTCTGGTTCAACTGGTATCCGGAGCTCTGGGAGGGCCGGTTCGGCGTCGCGGTCTCCGACACGCCGGAGGGTCCTTTCGAGGTCGTCGACGAGGCGGTGGAGGTGAGCCAGCCCGAGCCCGGCGACCACAACGTGGCGGTCGGCGCAGACGGCACCGGCTGGCTGATCTACACGTCGATCCCGGACCGGGGGCAAGGCGACCACGGGATGTCGGTGGAGCGGCTGAGCGGGGACCTGTGCTCGTCGACCGGCGAGAACTCGGGCTTCCTGGACTTCCAGGTGGAGGCCCCGAGCCTCTTCGAGCACGCCGGCTCGTGGTGGGCGCTCTTCGGGAACACCTGCTGCTTCTGCCCGGAGGGCGCCGGGGCCCGGCTGTACCGGGCGCAGCACCCGCTGGGGCCCTGGGCTTTCGTGAGAGACATCAACCGCGACGACGACGGCGGCGTCATCGTTGCGGGTCAGCAGACCGACGTCGCCCCGCTGCCCGGCGGCGTGCTGCTGTTCATGGCCGACCGGTGGGGCTCCCGCGGCGACGGGGTCAAGGGCCACGACCTCCAGCACTGGGAGCCGCTCGCGCTCGACGACCGCGGCGTGCCGCGCCGCCTCCAAAACTTGCCGGAAGCCTCTTGGTGA
- a CDS encoding phytanoyl-CoA dioxygenase family protein, whose product MPTTLSFTDSTPLLGDREALRARADGDGYLFFAGRLPAEPLLCLRRKILEIVGRHGLLDPERGGEGFAHVEKLRGLELPGGCTEGIYRDVQRLESFHTLAHHRGLLEIFETLFEGPVLPHPRNIARVLLPAPDAAATPPHQDFIHVQGATETWTAWFPLGDCPRELGGLSVLEKSHKKGVLAVGDAAGAGGLGTILCRGEDTWLEHDYAVGDVLTFPSTTVHRGLPNRLPGRIRLSCDLRYQDAYDEIEQKSLEPHRNILTWHEVYAGWSSDRYQRYWEDLELMISPWDESIRWQKERICD is encoded by the coding sequence ATGCCCACCACCCTCTCCTTCACCGACTCGACGCCTCTGCTCGGCGACCGCGAGGCGCTCCGCGCCCGCGCCGACGGGGACGGCTACCTCTTCTTCGCCGGCCGGCTGCCCGCGGAGCCGCTGCTCTGCCTCCGCCGCAAGATTCTGGAGATCGTCGGCCGCCACGGCTTGCTCGATCCCGAGCGTGGCGGCGAGGGCTTCGCCCACGTGGAGAAGCTCCGTGGGCTGGAGCTGCCCGGCGGCTGCACCGAGGGCATCTACCGCGACGTGCAGCGGCTGGAGTCCTTCCACACGCTGGCCCACCACCGCGGTCTGCTGGAGATCTTTGAGACGCTCTTCGAGGGCCCGGTGCTCCCGCACCCGCGGAACATCGCCCGCGTGCTGCTGCCGGCGCCCGACGCCGCGGCCACCCCGCCCCACCAGGACTTCATCCACGTCCAGGGTGCGACCGAGACCTGGACCGCCTGGTTCCCGCTGGGCGACTGCCCCCGGGAACTCGGCGGGCTCAGCGTCCTGGAGAAAAGCCACAAGAAGGGCGTGCTCGCCGTGGGGGACGCCGCGGGCGCCGGCGGCTTGGGCACGATCCTCTGCCGCGGCGAGGACACCTGGCTGGAGCACGATTACGCCGTCGGCGACGTCCTGACCTTCCCGAGCACCACCGTCCACCGCGGCCTTCCCAACCGCCTGCCCGGCCGCATCCGCCTCTCCTGCGACCTCCGCTACCAGGACGCTTACGACGAGATCGAGCAGAAGTCGCTCGAACCCCACCGCAACATCCTCACCTGGCACGAGGTCTACGCCGGCTGGAGTAGCGACCGCTACCAGCGATACTGGGAGGACCTGGAGCTGATGATCTCCCCCTGGGACGAGTCGATCCGCTGGCAGAAGGAGCGCATCTGCGACTGA
- a CDS encoding peptidylprolyl isomerase: MPLARLTAAAPALAALLAAASPAAAETVRFDTVFGSFDVDLFDEATPGHVANFLGYVDAGEYDGTIFHRAAEDDQGREFVVQGGAFRYDGEPVSTPFDLGSVPNRGPVANEPGISNTRGTLALARVGGQEDSGTNQFFFNLKDNGFLDGVDGGFTVFGEVADDTGLSILDQIAGVPTFRGGAPFGELPLRDFAFEDGVTPELGPDEFVLIHSVARVAVDGDGNDAVDDGGVDVPVDGGGGGGGGVPDPVAVPTPAAAVTGLLGLAVCALRRPLRGDAAADAG; encoded by the coding sequence ATGCCCCTCGCCCGCCTCACCGCCGCCGCGCCCGCTCTGGCCGCTCTTCTCGCCGCCGCTTCGCCGGCCGCCGCCGAGACCGTGCGCTTCGACACGGTCTTCGGCTCCTTCGACGTGGACCTCTTCGATGAAGCGACCCCGGGCCACGTCGCGAACTTCCTCGGGTACGTGGACGCGGGCGAGTACGACGGCACGATCTTCCACCGGGCGGCCGAGGACGACCAGGGACGCGAGTTCGTGGTGCAGGGCGGGGCCTTCCGCTACGACGGCGAGCCCGTCTCCACGCCCTTCGACCTGGGCAGCGTCCCCAACCGGGGGCCCGTCGCCAACGAGCCCGGCATCTCCAACACGCGCGGCACGCTCGCCCTCGCGCGCGTCGGCGGCCAGGAGGACAGCGGCACCAACCAGTTCTTCTTCAACCTCAAGGACAACGGCTTCCTCGACGGCGTCGACGGCGGCTTCACCGTCTTCGGCGAGGTCGCCGACGACACCGGGCTGTCGATCCTCGACCAGATCGCGGGCGTGCCGACCTTCCGAGGCGGTGCCCCCTTCGGCGAGCTGCCGCTGCGGGACTTCGCGTTCGAGGACGGCGTGACGCCCGAGCTCGGCCCCGACGAGTTCGTGCTCATCCACTCCGTGGCCCGCGTGGCGGTGGACGGCGACGGCAACGACGCGGTGGACGACGGCGGGGTGGACGTCCCGGTCGACGGCGGCGGCGGCGGCGGCGGCGGCGTCCCCGACCCGGTGGCCGTGCCCACCCCCGCCGCCGCGGTCACCGGCCTGCTCGGCCTGGCGGTCTGCGCCCTCCGCCGCCCGCTCCGGGGCGATGCCGCGGCGGACGCCGGCTGA